One genomic region from Metallosphaera tengchongensis encodes:
- a CDS encoding MBL fold metallo-hydrolase codes for MEYSVRILGGGNEVGRAGIEIANSNESVILDYGVNFNQKDEPNFPLQEIPSKVKGFIVSHAHLDHIGALPIYQISSTKPVFGTGITKYITELMLKDFIKLSGPKIPFEWVEVKKTMDNFKTFNYGEELEVGSFAISTSSAGHIPGSAITVVKTEKGDISYTGDINVTMAKLVKPAEIEVMRKSKVIITEATYGKFNHPSRKSVEDEFFSSVMEVLEGGGTVLVPAFSLSRSQEILSIFAERNIPYPVYYDGLSRTIMEIMIDNSQYINNKEALKKAYDEFTYVKGWEDRRKAWRTNGVIVASAGMLKGGPAVYYFKKVSDNSKNAIFLVSYQAENTPGRKLLEMGKFDDTSPLLKARLQMFDFSSHAGKNQLLDIVKTSESLEKLIVVHASPDSAQAFSEYVKQNLGVEVLVPKNGQEITI; via the coding sequence ATGGAGTATTCTGTAAGAATTCTAGGCGGCGGCAACGAGGTTGGTAGAGCTGGAATAGAGATAGCTAACAGTAATGAGAGCGTAATTTTAGATTACGGTGTAAATTTCAATCAAAAGGACGAACCAAATTTTCCACTACAGGAGATACCTTCTAAGGTTAAGGGGTTTATAGTTTCCCATGCCCATTTGGACCACATTGGTGCTTTACCAATATATCAAATTTCCTCAACTAAGCCTGTCTTTGGAACTGGAATTACGAAATATATAACGGAATTAATGTTGAAAGATTTCATTAAGTTATCTGGACCTAAGATCCCATTCGAGTGGGTTGAAGTAAAGAAAACCATGGATAATTTCAAGACGTTCAACTATGGGGAGGAACTTGAGGTAGGCTCCTTCGCGATATCTACCTCAAGTGCAGGACATATACCAGGAAGCGCAATAACCGTCGTTAAGACAGAGAAGGGTGATATTTCCTACACAGGGGATATTAACGTTACCATGGCTAAACTTGTCAAACCAGCTGAAATAGAGGTAATGAGAAAGTCCAAGGTCATCATAACAGAGGCTACCTATGGGAAGTTTAACCATCCGTCAAGGAAGAGCGTTGAAGATGAGTTCTTTAGTTCCGTAATGGAGGTCCTAGAAGGAGGGGGAACTGTCTTAGTCCCTGCCTTTAGTTTATCTAGAAGCCAGGAAATCCTTTCAATATTTGCAGAGAGGAACATCCCCTATCCGGTTTATTATGACGGTCTCTCAAGAACGATAATGGAAATAATGATAGATAACAGCCAGTACATAAATAACAAGGAGGCCCTTAAGAAAGCTTATGATGAGTTTACTTACGTGAAGGGATGGGAAGACAGGAGGAAAGCCTGGAGAACAAATGGAGTCATAGTAGCTAGTGCAGGAATGCTGAAAGGAGGCCCTGCTGTGTATTACTTCAAGAAAGTGTCTGATAACTCCAAAAACGCGATTTTCCTAGTAAGTTATCAAGCTGAGAACACTCCAGGAAGGAAACTACTGGAGATGGGCAAATTTGATGACACGTCACCGTTGTTGAAGGCTAGATTGCAGATGTTTGATTTTTCCAGTCATGCTGGTAAAAATCAACTCCTGGACATAGTGAAAACGTCTGAATCACTTGAAAAGTTGATAGTTGTCCACGCTTCTCCAGACAGCGCCCAGGCTTTCTCCGAGTATGTAAAGCAGAATTTGGGAGTTGAAGTTTTAGTACCCAAAAATGGTCAAGAAATAACCATATGA
- a CDS encoding threonyl-tRNA synthetase editing domain-containing protein: MILLFIHGSKFSFEVKERATEVAEEPIPRSTELQNVLVVFTTVEKGDDDEIVSKAVDNVIDVADRTKPSSIVIYPYAHLSSNLADPNTAISILNSLYNGLNQRRKEVYKAPFGWYKSFDISCYGHPLSELSRRITKGVEYQKSKDIEICLKFGFPNSPESTFMKIAMLERLKRDLGAQGIIYSNDDVLPGYLGVKFVKNNGKTIPCIAEDPLMELVYVGESSLNYPMEFEDSTNRYRIWTKEKEKIRINLGNILYFILLNSKKISSTPTLPVWLSPIHVRILQIVQNDEVKKMASWLRDKGIRVQIDDLDDGLGAKIRRAGMDWIPLVAIAGEREIKTGSLTVRIRETSEQKPMKLEDIEKMIKGMDDLLLPQNVPISLKRRLQDEKR, translated from the coding sequence ATGATCTTACTCTTCATACATGGCTCAAAATTCTCCTTCGAGGTGAAGGAGAGGGCCACAGAAGTAGCTGAAGAACCCATTCCACGTTCTACTGAACTACAAAACGTATTAGTTGTATTTACCACAGTAGAGAAGGGAGATGACGACGAGATAGTAAGCAAGGCGGTTGACAATGTTATTGACGTAGCGGATAGAACTAAACCTTCATCGATAGTGATCTATCCTTACGCCCATCTGTCCTCCAATCTAGCAGATCCTAACACAGCAATTTCCATCCTTAATTCCTTGTATAATGGTCTCAACCAAAGGAGGAAGGAAGTATATAAGGCACCGTTTGGCTGGTATAAGTCCTTTGATATAAGTTGCTACGGACATCCGCTAAGCGAACTATCTAGGAGGATAACCAAAGGTGTGGAGTACCAGAAGAGCAAGGATATTGAAATATGTCTGAAATTCGGTTTTCCCAATTCCCCTGAATCAACGTTCATGAAAATAGCCATGCTTGAGAGGTTAAAGAGAGACCTAGGAGCACAGGGAATAATATACAGTAATGACGATGTCCTTCCTGGATATTTGGGCGTTAAGTTTGTAAAAAATAACGGGAAAACTATACCATGCATCGCTGAGGATCCCTTAATGGAGTTAGTGTACGTAGGGGAAAGTTCTCTAAACTACCCTATGGAATTCGAAGATTCCACAAATAGATATAGAATATGGACAAAGGAAAAAGAAAAAATTAGAATAAACTTAGGGAATATATTATATTTTATACTGCTAAATTCAAAGAAAATCTCATCTACCCCAACCCTCCCGGTTTGGCTTTCCCCAATACACGTAAGAATACTCCAAATTGTCCAGAACGATGAGGTTAAAAAAATGGCTAGTTGGTTGAGGGACAAGGGTATAAGGGTTCAGATAGATGATTTAGACGATGGTCTTGGGGCAAAGATTAGAAGGGCTGGTATGGATTGGATTCCTCTGGTTGCTATAGCTGGGGAAAGGGAAATAAAGACCGGAAGTCTTACGGTGAGAATCAGGGAGACTTCAGAGCAGAAGCCCATGAAATTAGAAGATATAGAGAAAATGATCAAGGGGATGGATGATTTGCTTTTACCCCAAAACGTCCCCATTAGTTTGAAGAGGAGACTCCAAGATGAGAAGCGTTGA